One window of Nicotiana tomentosiformis chromosome 11, ASM39032v3, whole genome shotgun sequence genomic DNA carries:
- the LOC104104029 gene encoding uncharacterized protein, with the protein MASNNTLKLSVLKIVGSIISLLPLVVLISGVVLYFASIFLFNDSNCSSSDLLYFSRSKTPQFGHDSNPTNLSHLLFGLLGSEEAWHYRKEYIESWWRPNKTQGYLFLDVTPTGDDLLPWSSSSPPYRVSDNITNLIEETNHVAPTMARMVHGIMEVFREEHEGVRWVVMGDDDSVFFVDNMVDVLAQYDHTKYYYLGGQSEYLLSNYWYSFNQAFGGAGFILSYPLAKAMSKYIESCLRRYPFLRSADQITMVCISDVGVNLTPLKGSHQIDLRGDISGLLSSHPKAPLMSLHHLDAADPIFPSMERLQSVHHLMNAAKFDQSRMLQQVICYNRPNNWSFSISWGYSIHIYENILPRSHLQIPIETFQPWGVTPKDPPYYLLNTRLPTNDSCQAPHVFFLESVETRKNEILTMFSRSLPRGLPACSYSGSHSADDISKIEVYSSRRKRIDMDRCECCDVTNKSGTSNAKVKLRECHMDEIIA; encoded by the exons ATGGCTTCGAACAATACGTTGAAATTATCTGTTCTGAAGATCGTTGGCTCCATTATATCGCTTCTTCCCCT AGTGGTGCTGATTTCAGGTGTTGTTCTTTACTTTGCTTCAATTTTCCTTTTCAATGATTCCAATTGTTCATCTTCTGATCTCTTATATTTCTCAAGATCTAAAACCCCACAATTTGGTCATGATTCTAACCCTACCAACCTTAGCCATCTACTATTTGGACTTCTTGGCTCTGAGGAGGCATGGCATTATAGAAAAGAATATATTGAATCATGGTGGAGACCAAATAAAACGCAgggttatctctttcttgatgTAACTCCAACGGGCGATGATCTTTTGCCATGGTCCTCGTCTTCCCCGCCTTATAGAGTATCCGATAACATAACAAACTTAATTGAAGAAACTAACCATGTCGCGCCAACTATGGCACGAATGGTACATGGAATAATGGAGGTGTTTAGAGAGGAACATGAAGGGGTGAGATGGGTAGTAATGGGGGACGACGATTCAGTATTTTTTGTGGATAATATGGTTGATGTTCTTGCGCAGTATGATCATACGAAATATTACTATTTGGGGGGTCAATCAGAGTATCTTTTATCGAATTATTGGTATTCATTTAATCAAGCTTTTGGTGGAGCTGGATTTATTTTGAGTTATCCATTGGCAAAAGCAATGTCTAAGTATATAGAAAGCTGCTTGAGGAGATATCCATTCTTGAGATCTGCTGATCAAATAACTATGGTTTGCATATCTGATGTTGGTGTCAATCTTACTCCTCTTAAAGGTAGCCACCAG ATAGATTTGCGCGGTGATATATCGGGTTTGTTGTCGTCTCATCCAAAAGCTCCATTAATGTCTCTTCATCATCTAGATGCTGCAGACCCAATCTTTCCTTCAATGGAAAGACTTCAATCTGTACACCACCTTATGAATGCGGCAAAATTCGATCAATCTCGCATGTTACAACAAGTTATCTGCTACAACAGGCCAAATAACTGGTCGTTTTCTATTTCATGGGGTTACTCAATACATATTTATGAGAACATTTTGCCTAGGAGCCATTTACAAATCCCTATTGAAACATTTCAACCATGGGGAGTTACACCTAAAGACCCTCCATATTACTTGTTAAATACAAGGTTGCCTACAAATGATTCATGTCAAGCTCCTCATGTTTTTTTCCTAGAATCTGTTGAAACGAGGAAAAATGAAATTCTTACTATGTTTTCGCGATCATTGCCTCGAGGATTGCCAGCTTGTTCTTACAGTGGTAGCCATTCTGCAGATGATATCTCCAAGATTGAAGTTTACTCTTCAAGAAGAAAGCGAATAGAC atGGATAGATGCGAGTGTTGTGATGTGACAAACAAAAGTGGCACAAGCAATGCAAAGGTTAAACTCAGGGAATGTCATATGGATGAGATAATTGCTTAG
- the LOC104104028 gene encoding protein TRAUCO, whose translation MENLMATYQDDDEEESTAAVEAPPSAAEAPLIPVEASPSSSEAPPSVAENGSANTPEPEPELPITDPKIPPKEEEYDDDDDDVDEDEEEEPPPKKQKPLSTLTLTPPKVEEEEQQNGEMTKLPLSTPTITAAAKETPTPTSSKKAKYKKKNNNNNLWTKPSSRKGKKKKQNNNNNNSSNTKNNKNGAVSAQESEDKVYITPIPRFPDKNDDSPDMKICLSKVYKAEKVDISEDRLTAGSIKGYRMVRATRGVLEGAWYFEIKVMKLGESGHTRLGWSTDKGDLQAPVGYDGNSFGYRDIDGSKIHKALREKYGEQGYGEGDVIGFYINLPEGSQYAPKPPRLVWYKGQRYMCASDPKEDPPKIIPGSEMSFFKNGVCQGVAFKDLYGGRYYPAASMYTLPDQPNCIVKFNFGPDFECFPENFGGRAVPRPMVEVPYHGFDGRVENGDSWHSTRMCPMLKVVKEHVNKIGEAAEMVSKA comes from the exons ATGGAGAATCTCATGGCCACTTACCAAGACGACGACGAAGAAGAAAGCACCGCCGCCGTCGAAGCTCCACCGTCCGCCGCCGAAGCTCCACTAATCCCCGTCGAAGCTTCACCATCCTCCTCCGAAGCTCCACCGTCAGTTGCCGAAAATGGCAGTGCGAATACTCCAGAACCCGAACCCGAATTGCCCATCACCGACCCGAAAATTCCCCCTAAAGAAGAAGAATACGACGACGACGATGATGACGTGgacgaagatgaagaagaagagccACCACCGAAGAAGCAAAAGCCACTTTCCACTTTAACCCTAACACCACCAAAAGTAGAAGAAGAGGAACAGCAAAATGGTGAAATGACCAAATTGCCCTTGTCAACACCCACAATTACAGCAGCAGCAAAGGAAACTCCGACCCCCACAAGCAGCAAGAAAGCAAAATACAAgaagaaaaacaacaacaacaacctctGGACAAAACCCAGTTCACGCAAAGgcaaaaaaaagaagcaaaacaacaacaacaacaacagcagcaacacAAAAAACAACAAAAACGGCGCCGTTTCAGCACAAGAATCTGAAGACAAAGTTTACATTACACCGATCCCAAGATTCCCTGACAAAAATGACGACAGCCCAGATATGAAAATCTGCCTTTCAAAAGTTTACAAAGCAGAAAAAGTGGACATAAGTGAAGATAGATTAACAGCAGGGAGTATTAAAGGTTACAGAATGGTGAGAGCAACAAGAGGAGTATTAGAAGGAGCATGGTATTTTGAGATTAAAGTAATGAAATTAGGTGAAAGTGGGCATACAAGACTTGGGTGGTCAACTGATAAAGGGGATTTACAAGCACCTGTTGGATATGATGGGAATAGTTTTGGGTATAGAGATATTGATGGTAGCAAGATTCATAAAGCTTTAAGGGAGAAATATGGGGAGCAAGGGTATGGTGAAGGTGATGTTATTGGTTTTTACATTAATTTGCCTGAAGGTAGTCAGTATGCCCCGAAACCGCCGAGACTTGTTTGGTATAAGGGACAGAGGTATATGTGTGCTTCTGATCCTAAGGAAGATCCCCCCAAAATAATTCCTG GGAGTGAGATGTCTTTCTTCAAAAATGGAGTATGTCAAGGTGTTGCTTTCAAGGATCTTTATGGTGGTCGTTACTACCCTGCTGCTTCAATGTATACACTTCCCGACCAACCTAATTGCATTGTGAAGTTCAATTTTGGCCCTGACTTTGAATGCTTTCCTGAAAATTTTGGTGGGCGCGCTGTTCCGAGACCGATGGTTGAAGTTCCTTATCATGGCTTTGATGGAAGAGTCGAGAATG GTGATTCATGGCATTCAACTAGGATGTGCCCTATGCTCAAAGTGGTAAAAGAGCACGTAAATAAAATTGGAGAAGCTGCTGAAATGGTCAGCAAAGCTTGA
- the LOC104104027 gene encoding ABC transporter G family member 15-like isoform X1: MEIEVASTAASGENCLDLEKGVALSENTVLSGIENAAYLVWEDVTVMLPKFGNGPTKRLLNGITGYAEPGRIMAIMGPSGSGKSTLLDSLAGRLSTNLVMNGNILLNGKKRRLDHGVVSYVTQEDVLMGTLTVKETIQYSAQLRLPSNMTKQELNKIVDNVISEMGLEDCAENLIGNWHLRGISGGEKKRLSIALEIITKPQLLFLDEPTSGLDSASAYFVVQILKNIALCGGRTIICSIHQPSSEVFALFDDLFLLSSGEMLYFGEAKMAVEFYADSGFPCPTRRNPADHFLRCINSDFDDVTAALIGSQRINDIKESSGSLVYLPTAECRVRLIQKYKCSKHRLRAKARVLELANIKDVVIKESGGSQATWLKQLCTLIKRSLKNMSRDFGYYWLRIIVYIILSICVGTVFYDVGTGHNAILARGACAGFISGFMTFMSIGGFPSFIEEMKIFSKERKSGHYGVGVFILSNFISSFPFLVVMSLCSAAITYNLVKFHPGFFHFLYAAIDLLSSIAVVESCMMLVACFVPNFTLGLVIGAGLLGTMMASAGFFRLIPDLPTVFWKYPVSYVNYMSWGLQGAYKNDLIGLEFEGIIPGDQTMKLKGEVIISSVLGFSVKHSKWWDLGVVIAILISYRLLFYIVLKLKERALPVLHTFYTKKTLQHLSKRPSFRKTPPPFPSKRHYNVHSLSSQEGLNSPLH, from the exons ATGGAGATAGAGGTAGCAAGTACAGCAGCAAGTGGTGAAAATTGTCTTGATCTTGAAAAGGGGGTGGCATTATCAGAGAATACTGTATTATCTGGAATTGAAAATGCTGCATATTTGGTTTGGGAAGATGTAACAGTAATGTTGCCAAAATTTGGGAATGGACCAACAAAAAGATTATTAAATGGGATTACTGGTTATGCTGAACCAGGTAGAATCATGGCTATTATGGGTCCTTCTGGTTCTGGCAAATCCACCCTTCTTGATTCTTTAGCAG GTAGACTCTCGACAAATCTCGTAATGAATGGAAATATTCTTCTCAATGGAAAGAAGAGAAGGCTTGACCATGGTGTTGTC TCTTATGTGACACAAGAAGATGTATTAATGGGAACTCTAACAGTGAAAGAAACTATCCAATACTCAGCCCAATTGAGACTCCCAAGCAACATGACCAAACAAGAACTAAACAAGATTGTGGACAATGTTATATCAGAGATGGGGTTAGAAGATTGTGCAGAAAATTTGATTGGAAATTGGCATTTGAGAGGAATAAGTGGTGGTGAAAAAAAGAGACTAAGTATTGCACTTGAAATTATCACAAAACCTCAACTCTTATTTCTAGATGAGCCAACAAGTGGACTTGACAGTGCTTCAGCTTATTTTGTTGTTCAAATTCTTAAGAACATTGCATTATGTGGTGGAAGGACAATAATATGCTCAATTCATCAGCCAAGTAGTGAAGTTTTTGCACTATTTGATGACCTTTTCTTGCTATCTTCCGGTGAAATGTTATATTTTGGAGAAGCTAAAATGGCTGTTGAG TTCTATGCTGATTCAGGATTTCCATGTCCAACAAGAAGAAATCCTGCTGACCATTTTCTTCGATGCATTAATTCGGACTTTGACGATGTTACCGCCGCTTTAATTGGGTCGCAGAGAATAAAT GATATCAAAGAGTCCTCGGGTTCACTGGTTTATCTTCCAACAGCAGAGTGTAGAGTAAGGCTTATTCAAAAATACAAATGCTCTAAACATAGATTGAGGGCAAAAGCTAGGGTTCTCGAACTCGCAAATATT AAGGATGTTGTGATTAAGGAAAGTGGAGGGAGCCAAGCAACATGGTTAAAACAACTGTGTACATTGATAAAGAGATCATTGAAAAATATGAGTAGAGATTTTGGGTATTATTGGTTGAGGATTATAGTGTATATAATACTATCTATTTGTGTTGGTACTGTGTTTTATGATGTTGGAACTGGCCATAATGCAATATTGGCAAGGGGAGCTTGTGCTGGTTTCATTTCTGGTTTCATGACTTTCATGTCCATTGGAGGCTTCCCATCTTTCATTGAAGAAATGAAG ATATTTAGCAAAGAAAGGAAGAGTGGACACTATGGAGTTGGGGTTTTCATTCTTTCAAACTTCATTTCTTCATTCCCATTCCTAGTTGTTATGTCTTTGTGCTCAGCAGCCATTACATACAACTTAGTGAAGTTTCACCCTGGCTTCTTCCATTTTTTGTATGCTGCCATTGATCTCTTGAGCTCCATTGCTGTTGTTGAAAGTTGTATGATGCTTGTGGCTTGCTTTGTTCCCAATTTCACTTTGGGACTTGTTATTGGTGCTGGACTTCTT GGAACTATGATGGCATCAGCTGGCTTTTTCAGGCTAATCCCTGATCTTCCAACAGTCTTTTGGAAATATCCTGTTTCATATGTTAATTACATGTCATGGGGCTTACAG GGCGCGTATAAGAACGATTTAATAGGATTAGAGTTTGAGGGTATAATCCCAGGTGATCAAACTATGAAGCTGAAGGGTGAAGTAATCATAAGCTCAGTGCTTGGATTTTCAGTAAAGCATTCAAAATGGTGGGATTTGGGTGTTGTAATAGCTATTCTCATATCATACAGATTGCTTTTCTACATAGTTCTCAAGCTAAAGGAGAGAGCTTTACCAGTTTTGCACACATTTTACACCAAGAAAACTCTTCAACATCTTAGTAAAAGGCCTTCATTTAGGAAAACACCACCACCTTTTCCATCAAAAAGACACTATAATGTTCACTCATTGTCTTCTCAAGAAGGCCTTAATTCTCCTCTCCACTGA
- the LOC104104027 gene encoding ABC transporter G family member 15-like isoform X2 gives MNGNILLNGKKRRLDHGVVSYVTQEDVLMGTLTVKETIQYSAQLRLPSNMTKQELNKIVDNVISEMGLEDCAENLIGNWHLRGISGGEKKRLSIALEIITKPQLLFLDEPTSGLDSASAYFVVQILKNIALCGGRTIICSIHQPSSEVFALFDDLFLLSSGEMLYFGEAKMAVEFYADSGFPCPTRRNPADHFLRCINSDFDDVTAALIGSQRINDIKESSGSLVYLPTAECRVRLIQKYKCSKHRLRAKARVLELANIKDVVIKESGGSQATWLKQLCTLIKRSLKNMSRDFGYYWLRIIVYIILSICVGTVFYDVGTGHNAILARGACAGFISGFMTFMSIGGFPSFIEEMKIFSKERKSGHYGVGVFILSNFISSFPFLVVMSLCSAAITYNLVKFHPGFFHFLYAAIDLLSSIAVVESCMMLVACFVPNFTLGLVIGAGLLGTMMASAGFFRLIPDLPTVFWKYPVSYVNYMSWGLQGAYKNDLIGLEFEGIIPGDQTMKLKGEVIISSVLGFSVKHSKWWDLGVVIAILISYRLLFYIVLKLKERALPVLHTFYTKKTLQHLSKRPSFRKTPPPFPSKRHYNVHSLSSQEGLNSPLH, from the exons ATGAATGGAAATATTCTTCTCAATGGAAAGAAGAGAAGGCTTGACCATGGTGTTGTC TCTTATGTGACACAAGAAGATGTATTAATGGGAACTCTAACAGTGAAAGAAACTATCCAATACTCAGCCCAATTGAGACTCCCAAGCAACATGACCAAACAAGAACTAAACAAGATTGTGGACAATGTTATATCAGAGATGGGGTTAGAAGATTGTGCAGAAAATTTGATTGGAAATTGGCATTTGAGAGGAATAAGTGGTGGTGAAAAAAAGAGACTAAGTATTGCACTTGAAATTATCACAAAACCTCAACTCTTATTTCTAGATGAGCCAACAAGTGGACTTGACAGTGCTTCAGCTTATTTTGTTGTTCAAATTCTTAAGAACATTGCATTATGTGGTGGAAGGACAATAATATGCTCAATTCATCAGCCAAGTAGTGAAGTTTTTGCACTATTTGATGACCTTTTCTTGCTATCTTCCGGTGAAATGTTATATTTTGGAGAAGCTAAAATGGCTGTTGAG TTCTATGCTGATTCAGGATTTCCATGTCCAACAAGAAGAAATCCTGCTGACCATTTTCTTCGATGCATTAATTCGGACTTTGACGATGTTACCGCCGCTTTAATTGGGTCGCAGAGAATAAAT GATATCAAAGAGTCCTCGGGTTCACTGGTTTATCTTCCAACAGCAGAGTGTAGAGTAAGGCTTATTCAAAAATACAAATGCTCTAAACATAGATTGAGGGCAAAAGCTAGGGTTCTCGAACTCGCAAATATT AAGGATGTTGTGATTAAGGAAAGTGGAGGGAGCCAAGCAACATGGTTAAAACAACTGTGTACATTGATAAAGAGATCATTGAAAAATATGAGTAGAGATTTTGGGTATTATTGGTTGAGGATTATAGTGTATATAATACTATCTATTTGTGTTGGTACTGTGTTTTATGATGTTGGAACTGGCCATAATGCAATATTGGCAAGGGGAGCTTGTGCTGGTTTCATTTCTGGTTTCATGACTTTCATGTCCATTGGAGGCTTCCCATCTTTCATTGAAGAAATGAAG ATATTTAGCAAAGAAAGGAAGAGTGGACACTATGGAGTTGGGGTTTTCATTCTTTCAAACTTCATTTCTTCATTCCCATTCCTAGTTGTTATGTCTTTGTGCTCAGCAGCCATTACATACAACTTAGTGAAGTTTCACCCTGGCTTCTTCCATTTTTTGTATGCTGCCATTGATCTCTTGAGCTCCATTGCTGTTGTTGAAAGTTGTATGATGCTTGTGGCTTGCTTTGTTCCCAATTTCACTTTGGGACTTGTTATTGGTGCTGGACTTCTT GGAACTATGATGGCATCAGCTGGCTTTTTCAGGCTAATCCCTGATCTTCCAACAGTCTTTTGGAAATATCCTGTTTCATATGTTAATTACATGTCATGGGGCTTACAG GGCGCGTATAAGAACGATTTAATAGGATTAGAGTTTGAGGGTATAATCCCAGGTGATCAAACTATGAAGCTGAAGGGTGAAGTAATCATAAGCTCAGTGCTTGGATTTTCAGTAAAGCATTCAAAATGGTGGGATTTGGGTGTTGTAATAGCTATTCTCATATCATACAGATTGCTTTTCTACATAGTTCTCAAGCTAAAGGAGAGAGCTTTACCAGTTTTGCACACATTTTACACCAAGAAAACTCTTCAACATCTTAGTAAAAGGCCTTCATTTAGGAAAACACCACCACCTTTTCCATCAAAAAGACACTATAATGTTCACTCATTGTCTTCTCAAGAAGGCCTTAATTCTCCTCTCCACTGA
- the LOC104104025 gene encoding ABC transporter G family member 15 isoform X2, protein MTGNILLNGKKRRLDYGVVAYVTQEDTLLGTLSPRETITYSAHLRLPTSMTKEEVNDIVEGTIMEMGLGDCADRLVGNWQLRGISGGEKKRLSIALEILVRPRILFLDEPTTGLDSASAFFVVQALKNISRDGRTVISSIHQPSSEVFALFDDLFLLSGGEAVYFGEAKSAVQFFAESGFPCPSRRNPSDHFLRCVNSDFDVVTATLKGSQRLRETHKSDYLMNMATAEIKELLASKYKHSAYATRARSRMRELLATQGVEIETVKGSQAGWGKQLSTLTRRSFVNMSRDKGYYWSRIVIYIIVSIAVGTLFYDVGTSYTAILARGACGGFVTGYMTFMSIGGFPSFIEELKVFTKERLNGHYGVGAFIIANFLSSFPFLVAVSLLTGTITYYMVFRARFFRYVFFVLNLFGCIAVVESCMMIVASLVPNFLMGIITGAGVLGLMMMTAGFFRLLPDLPKPIWRYPISFLGYGAWGLQGAYKNDMIGLVFDPLIPGGEKLKGEDVITNMFKLSLDHSKWWDLLALYALILMYRLLFFIILKLKERATPFFRSMYAKRTMHQLKKRPSFKRKPSLSYSSRQHTLRSLSSQEGLSSPIP, encoded by the exons ATGACTGGAAATATCCTTCTCAATGGGAAGAAGAGGAGATTGGACTATGGTGTTGTT GCTTATGTTACTCAAGAGGATACACTGTTGGGAACTCTATCGCCTAGAGAAACAATTACGTATTCAGCACATCTGCGACTTCCAACTAGCATGACAAAAGAAGAGGTAAACGACATTGTGGAGGGAACAATAATGGAAATGGGGCTAGGGGATTGTGCTGATCGGCTGGTAGGAAATTGGCAGTTAAGAGGAATAAGTGGCGGGGAGAAAAAGAGACTAAGCATTGCACTTGAAATCCTTGTGCGACCTCGTATACTTTTTCTTGATGAGCCTACCACTGGTCTTGACAGTGCCTCAGCATTCTTTGTTGTTCAAGCTCTTAAGAATATTTCCCGTGATGGAAGAACGGTTATCTCGTCTATTCATCAGCCGAGTAGTGAagtttttgcattgtttgatgaccTCTTTCTGTTGTCTGGTGGAGAGGCTGTATATTTTGGTGAAGCAAAATCTGCAGTACAG TTCTTTGCTGAATCGGGGTTTCCATGTCCAAGTAGGAGAAATCCATCCGATCATTTCTTACGCTGTGTTAATTCGGACTTTGATGTCGTGACAGCCACACTGAAAGGCTCACAAAGACTCCGG GAAACACATAAGAGTGACTATTTAATGAATATGGCAACAGCGGAAATTAAAGAACTGCTTGCGAGCAAATATAAGCACTCAGCATATGCTACAAGGGCCAGGTCACGTATGCGAGAACTCTTGGCCACT CAAGGAGTTGAGATTGAAACAGTAAAAGGAAGTCAAGCTGGCTGGGGAAAGCAACTTTCAACATTGACGCGAAGATCATTTGTAAACATGTCAAGAGACAAAGGATATTATTGGTCTCGCATAGTAATTTACATCATTGTATCTATTGCTGTTGGTACCCTCTTCTATGATGTCGGCACCAGTTACACAGCAATCTTGGCTCGGGGAGCTTGTGGTGGATTCGTCACCGGCTACATGACTTTCATGTCCATTGGAGGCTTTCCTTCCTTCATAGAAGAAttgaag GTTTTTACCAAAGAAAGGCTTAACGGGCACTATGGTGTTGGAGCTTTCATAATAGCAAACTTCCTCTCTTCATTTCCATTCTTAGTTGCGGTTTCACTCCTCACCGGAACCATCACCTACTACATGGTGTTTCGGGCTAGATTCTTTCGTTATGTGTTTTTTGTCCTAAATCTTTTTGGTTGTATCGCTGTTGTTGAGAGCTGCATGATGATTGTAGCTTCGCTTGTTCCAAACTTCTTAATGGGAATCATAACAGGAGCCGGCGTGCTT GGACTCATGATGATGACTGCTGGATTTTTCCGTTTGCTGCCAGATCTTCCAAAGCCAATTTGGCGCTATCCGATTTCATTTCTTGGTTACGGGGCATGGGGTTTACAG GGAGCATATAAGAATGACATGATTGGACTTGTATTTGATCCACTAATTCCAGGTGGAGAGAAACTAAAAGGGGAAGATGTCATCACAAATATGTTCAAATTGTCATTGGATCATTCCAAGTGGTGGGATTTACTTGCGTTATACGCCCTCATTCTGATGTATCGGCTTCTATTCTTTATTATTCTCAAGTTAAAGGAGCGAGCAACGCCATTTTTCCGATCAATGTATGCCAAGAGAACTATGCATCAACTCAAAAAGCGGCCCTCATTCAAGAGGAAACCATCTTTATCTTATTCAAGTAGGCAACATACTCTCAGGTCATTGTCTTCTCAAGAGGGTCTTAGCTCTCCAATCCCATAG
- the LOC104104025 gene encoding ABC transporter G family member 15 isoform X1, with protein sequence MDGMEIEVTNGGGDIEKGVMHKQGVAYLVWEDLTVMLPNFGHGPTKKLLHGLSGYAEPGRIMAIMGPSGSGKSTLLDTLAGRLSSNVVMTGNILLNGKKRRLDYGVVAYVTQEDTLLGTLSPRETITYSAHLRLPTSMTKEEVNDIVEGTIMEMGLGDCADRLVGNWQLRGISGGEKKRLSIALEILVRPRILFLDEPTTGLDSASAFFVVQALKNISRDGRTVISSIHQPSSEVFALFDDLFLLSGGEAVYFGEAKSAVQFFAESGFPCPSRRNPSDHFLRCVNSDFDVVTATLKGSQRLRETHKSDYLMNMATAEIKELLASKYKHSAYATRARSRMRELLATQGVEIETVKGSQAGWGKQLSTLTRRSFVNMSRDKGYYWSRIVIYIIVSIAVGTLFYDVGTSYTAILARGACGGFVTGYMTFMSIGGFPSFIEELKVFTKERLNGHYGVGAFIIANFLSSFPFLVAVSLLTGTITYYMVFRARFFRYVFFVLNLFGCIAVVESCMMIVASLVPNFLMGIITGAGVLGLMMMTAGFFRLLPDLPKPIWRYPISFLGYGAWGLQGAYKNDMIGLVFDPLIPGGEKLKGEDVITNMFKLSLDHSKWWDLLALYALILMYRLLFFIILKLKERATPFFRSMYAKRTMHQLKKRPSFKRKPSLSYSSRQHTLRSLSSQEGLSSPIP encoded by the exons ATGGATGGGATGGAGATAGAAGTGACAAATGGTGGTGGAGATATTGAAAAAGGGGTAATGCATAAACAAGGAGTTGCATATTTAGTATGGGAAGATTTAACAGTAATGTTACCAAATTTTGGACATGGACCAACAAAGAAGTTACTACATGGTTTAAGTGGTTATGCTGAACCTGGTAGAATTATGGCTATTATGGGTCCTTCTGGTTCTGGAAAATCTACACTTCTTGATACTTTAGCAG GTAGACTATCGTCAAATGTGGTAATGACTGGAAATATCCTTCTCAATGGGAAGAAGAGGAGATTGGACTATGGTGTTGTT GCTTATGTTACTCAAGAGGATACACTGTTGGGAACTCTATCGCCTAGAGAAACAATTACGTATTCAGCACATCTGCGACTTCCAACTAGCATGACAAAAGAAGAGGTAAACGACATTGTGGAGGGAACAATAATGGAAATGGGGCTAGGGGATTGTGCTGATCGGCTGGTAGGAAATTGGCAGTTAAGAGGAATAAGTGGCGGGGAGAAAAAGAGACTAAGCATTGCACTTGAAATCCTTGTGCGACCTCGTATACTTTTTCTTGATGAGCCTACCACTGGTCTTGACAGTGCCTCAGCATTCTTTGTTGTTCAAGCTCTTAAGAATATTTCCCGTGATGGAAGAACGGTTATCTCGTCTATTCATCAGCCGAGTAGTGAagtttttgcattgtttgatgaccTCTTTCTGTTGTCTGGTGGAGAGGCTGTATATTTTGGTGAAGCAAAATCTGCAGTACAG TTCTTTGCTGAATCGGGGTTTCCATGTCCAAGTAGGAGAAATCCATCCGATCATTTCTTACGCTGTGTTAATTCGGACTTTGATGTCGTGACAGCCACACTGAAAGGCTCACAAAGACTCCGG GAAACACATAAGAGTGACTATTTAATGAATATGGCAACAGCGGAAATTAAAGAACTGCTTGCGAGCAAATATAAGCACTCAGCATATGCTACAAGGGCCAGGTCACGTATGCGAGAACTCTTGGCCACT CAAGGAGTTGAGATTGAAACAGTAAAAGGAAGTCAAGCTGGCTGGGGAAAGCAACTTTCAACATTGACGCGAAGATCATTTGTAAACATGTCAAGAGACAAAGGATATTATTGGTCTCGCATAGTAATTTACATCATTGTATCTATTGCTGTTGGTACCCTCTTCTATGATGTCGGCACCAGTTACACAGCAATCTTGGCTCGGGGAGCTTGTGGTGGATTCGTCACCGGCTACATGACTTTCATGTCCATTGGAGGCTTTCCTTCCTTCATAGAAGAAttgaag GTTTTTACCAAAGAAAGGCTTAACGGGCACTATGGTGTTGGAGCTTTCATAATAGCAAACTTCCTCTCTTCATTTCCATTCTTAGTTGCGGTTTCACTCCTCACCGGAACCATCACCTACTACATGGTGTTTCGGGCTAGATTCTTTCGTTATGTGTTTTTTGTCCTAAATCTTTTTGGTTGTATCGCTGTTGTTGAGAGCTGCATGATGATTGTAGCTTCGCTTGTTCCAAACTTCTTAATGGGAATCATAACAGGAGCCGGCGTGCTT GGACTCATGATGATGACTGCTGGATTTTTCCGTTTGCTGCCAGATCTTCCAAAGCCAATTTGGCGCTATCCGATTTCATTTCTTGGTTACGGGGCATGGGGTTTACAG GGAGCATATAAGAATGACATGATTGGACTTGTATTTGATCCACTAATTCCAGGTGGAGAGAAACTAAAAGGGGAAGATGTCATCACAAATATGTTCAAATTGTCATTGGATCATTCCAAGTGGTGGGATTTACTTGCGTTATACGCCCTCATTCTGATGTATCGGCTTCTATTCTTTATTATTCTCAAGTTAAAGGAGCGAGCAACGCCATTTTTCCGATCAATGTATGCCAAGAGAACTATGCATCAACTCAAAAAGCGGCCCTCATTCAAGAGGAAACCATCTTTATCTTATTCAAGTAGGCAACATACTCTCAGGTCATTGTCTTCTCAAGAGGGTCTTAGCTCTCCAATCCCATAG